A region from the Clostridium beijerinckii genome encodes:
- a CDS encoding 4Fe-4S ferredoxin has protein sequence MKIFYNSATGNSLYVAKTIRDEFKDCELISMNKALKENKVNVSEDMIGFIYPIHCGGLPIVVNEFISKLKINEDAYVFAIGVTGGGGADLSFSQINKLLLNKLKISNYCTIKYISNYIRAGKNPTEKRAKDAIKENESKLLDFIESIKRKESKIQDFKGGIGNLGYKMWKDYYKNKDKNFNVNDKCIGCNMCEKVCPVDNIIMENNKPKWSGQCTDCMACINICPKEAINIGKSTIKKNRYLNPYIKREELF, from the coding sequence ATGAAAATATTTTATAATTCAGCAACAGGAAATTCATTGTATGTTGCAAAAACAATAAGAGATGAATTTAAAGATTGTGAATTAATTTCTATGAACAAAGCATTAAAAGAAAATAAAGTTAATGTTAGTGAAGATATGATTGGATTTATATATCCTATTCATTGTGGAGGATTACCAATCGTAGTTAATGAATTTATTTCAAAGTTAAAAATAAATGAGGATGCATATGTTTTTGCAATAGGTGTTACTGGTGGAGGTGGAGCTGATTTAAGCTTCAGCCAGATTAATAAATTATTACTTAACAAACTTAAAATAAGTAATTATTGTACTATAAAATATATTTCAAATTATATAAGAGCAGGTAAAAACCCTACAGAAAAAAGAGCTAAGGATGCAATAAAAGAAAATGAAAGCAAATTATTAGATTTTATAGAATCCATTAAGAGAAAAGAGAGCAAGATACAAGATTTTAAAGGTGGAATTGGCAATTTAGGATATAAAATGTGGAAGGATTATTATAAGAACAAAGATAAAAACTTTAATGTAAATGATAAGTGCATTGGATGCAATATGTGTGAAAAAGTTTGTCCGGTAGACAATATTATAATGGAAAATAATAAACCAAAATGGTCTGGACAATGCACAGATTGTATGGCATGTATAAATATATGCCCTAAAGAAGCAATAAATATTGGAAAATCTACTATTAA
- a CDS encoding oligoendopeptidase F yields the protein MELNWSLKEVYPSFDSYEFKNDLENLTEAIENINIWATDIVKDKENLVKNLEEYINKFTTITDLSSKLSIFINLSLSVNTKDKEALKYSDILEKKLTNLVESSVKLERYISKIENIDDTINKSQLLKEHEFILKSIIEQSKYLLSDKEENIIANMKNTGSNAWIKLKDNLISTLKVEIEEDNEIKEVPLTIVLNMAYDKDAKVRKTAYEAEIKSYKKVEEGVAAALNAIKGEVLTVCDFRGYNSPLDKTLIDSRMNEESLEAMFSAMKESLPVFRKYLRRKGEMLGHKNGLPFYDLYAPVCEADMKFSYEDGTKFVEKNFRTFSDHLGDFASKAINNNWIDVQPRDGKVGGAFCENLHFIGESRILLNYGDNFGDVVTLAHELGHGFHGECLNDETTLNSDYPMPIAETASTFCETIIKKAAIKDATKDEALAILETEISDCTQVIVDIYSRFLFEKSFFEARKESSLNVEEIKELMLNAQREAYGDGLDPNFLHPYMWTWKPHYYDAEYNYYNFPYAFGLLFAKGLYAEYLKKGQAFAKEYEKLLSITGKNKIADVAKVMGIDINDKGFWRNSLKTIEEDINEFIELSNK from the coding sequence ATGGAATTAAATTGGAGTCTAAAAGAAGTATACCCATCATTTGATAGCTATGAATTTAAGAATGATTTAGAAAATCTTACTGAGGCTATAGAAAATATCAATATATGGGCGACCGATATAGTGAAAGATAAAGAAAATTTAGTTAAGAACTTAGAAGAGTATATAAATAAATTTACAACAATCACAGACTTATCTAGTAAACTTAGTATTTTCATAAATCTTAGCTTAAGTGTAAATACAAAAGATAAAGAAGCATTAAAATATTCAGATATTTTAGAAAAGAAATTAACAAATTTAGTAGAGAGTTCCGTTAAACTTGAAAGGTACATTAGTAAGATAGAAAATATAGATGACACTATAAATAAATCTCAATTGCTTAAAGAACACGAGTTTATATTAAAGTCTATAATTGAGCAAAGTAAGTATTTGCTTAGTGATAAAGAAGAAAATATAATAGCTAATATGAAGAATACGGGTTCAAATGCTTGGATTAAATTAAAGGATAATTTAATTTCAACATTAAAGGTAGAGATTGAAGAAGATAATGAAATTAAAGAAGTACCTTTAACTATAGTTTTAAATATGGCTTATGATAAGGATGCAAAGGTAAGAAAGACAGCTTATGAAGCAGAAATAAAATCTTATAAAAAGGTAGAAGAAGGCGTAGCCGCAGCTCTAAATGCTATAAAAGGTGAAGTTTTAACTGTTTGTGATTTTAGAGGATATAATTCGCCTTTAGATAAGACACTTATAGATTCAAGAATGAATGAAGAATCATTAGAAGCAATGTTTTCGGCTATGAAAGAAAGTCTCCCTGTATTTAGAAAATATTTAAGAAGAAAGGGAGAAATGCTCGGACATAAAAATGGTTTGCCATTCTATGATTTATATGCACCAGTTTGTGAAGCTGATATGAAATTTTCATATGAAGACGGTACTAAGTTTGTGGAAAAGAATTTTAGAACATTTAGTGATCATCTAGGTGATTTCGCGAGTAAAGCTATAAATAACAATTGGATAGATGTTCAACCTAGAGACGGTAAAGTAGGTGGAGCTTTCTGTGAAAATTTACATTTTATTGGGGAAAGCAGAATATTATTAAATTATGGAGATAATTTTGGTGATGTAGTAACCCTTGCTCACGAATTAGGCCATGGTTTTCATGGAGAATGTTTAAATGATGAAACTACATTAAATTCAGATTATCCAATGCCAATAGCAGAAACAGCATCCACTTTTTGCGAAACAATAATTAAGAAAGCTGCAATTAAAGATGCAACTAAAGATGAAGCATTAGCTATTCTTGAAACTGAAATTAGTGATTGTACCCAAGTAATTGTTGATATATATTCTAGATTCTTATTTGAAAAGTCATTTTTTGAAGCAAGAAAAGAAAGTTCTTTAAATGTTGAAGAAATAAAAGAACTTATGTTAAATGCTCAAAGAGAAGCTTATGGAGATGGTTTAGATCCTAATTTCTTACATCCATATATGTGGACTTGGAAGCCTCATTACTATGATGCAGAGTATAATTATTATAATTTCCCATATGCATTTGGATTACTTTTTGCAAAAGGATTATATGCTGAATACCTTAAGAAAGGTCAGGCTTTTGCCAAGGAGTATGAAAAATTGCTTTCAATTACAGGGAAAAATAAAATAGCAGATGTAGCAAAAGTTATGGGAATAGATATAAATGATAAGGGATTTTGGAGAAATTCTTTAAAGACTATTGAAGAAGATATTAATGAATTTATAGAACTTAGTAACAAATAA
- a CDS encoding serine/threonine protein kinase, translated as MRYILDIKECKLLGKGGEGSVYLTPEGFALKIFSKAKNAKAEAEILEKAKDSRFFPNVIFLADNMMLREYVAGENLYEFLNNNSLSYNLSIELIELVEDFKRLQFTRINIRNAHIFVNENEKIQIIDPRKTYSKNTPYPIAIISILVKLNLFDDFLKNLIDYKPELLQYWIDGYEYFKKMSKKTIRINMYAC; from the coding sequence ATGAGATACATTTTAGATATAAAAGAATGTAAACTATTAGGTAAAGGTGGTGAAGGTAGTGTATATCTAACACCTGAAGGTTTTGCTTTAAAAATATTTTCTAAAGCAAAAAATGCTAAAGCTGAAGCTGAAATTTTGGAGAAAGCTAAAGATAGTAGATTCTTTCCAAATGTTATTTTTCTAGCAGATAATATGATGTTGCGAGAATATGTAGCTGGTGAAAATCTTTATGAATTTCTAAATAACAATAGTTTATCTTATAATTTATCAATAGAACTTATTGAACTTGTTGAAGATTTTAAAAGATTACAATTCACACGAATCAATATACGAAATGCTCATATATTTGTTAATGAAAATGAAAAAATTCAAATTATTGATCCTAGAAAAACTTACAGCAAAAATACACCTTATCCTATAGCTATTATTAGTATTCTTGTTAAATTAAATTTATTTGATGATTTCTTAAAAAATCTTATAGACTACAAGCCGGAATTACTGCAATATTGGATTGATGGATATGAGTATTTTAAAAAGATGTCAAAAAAAACAATACGTATCAATATGTATGCATGTTAA
- a CDS encoding amidohydrolase, protein MKLNKKSSSYADKIFVNGVIYSIDDRNSVHESMAIKEGKIVALGSNEEVRNYFTDKTEIVDLKFRIVLPGFIDAHCHIPERMMIKRDGLSLFDAGNPRQYLKLIQSYVDSHPEEEIIYGVGWKSSDFEGEENDLNRYIEMFKGPNKKWLEKIRTNKPIVLKDCDGHALWLNNKAFEYFKITKDTKTPIGGKIELDEQGELWGILKENAIRLVNINNVQNYKDKEYLSRFIKYQSILHSYGITTIGQINEEELEMPLELYRRLEITNKLKLKVIYGITIMPYDVCKKTIYEQIHQLKRNRIIYKTDLLDVAITKLFADGIIEMETAHLFKQYENIDEKSTKVNGIFRWDIVEFKEAIAMANRLDFNVCIHAVGDFACKLAIDGIEYSINNNNINHNHRNSLIHVDLITKYYKRRMKLLNINAIIQPFWFHKNVNSSKNEVQAIGEERAHREYPVKSLIDEGIVTAGSSDHEVPEDPNPLNAIECAVIRNLYDFIPSRYPERVDLNDVRYRLNPSERISIIEAIKIFTINAAYVLGKEKEVGSLEIGKKADFIVLDKNIFTVQPLDIHDINVVQTYFNGELVYLNQ, encoded by the coding sequence GTGAAATTAAATAAAAAGTCTTCTAGTTATGCTGATAAGATTTTTGTTAATGGAGTTATATATAGTATTGATGATAGGAATAGTGTTCATGAGTCAATGGCTATTAAGGAGGGAAAGATAGTAGCTTTAGGAAGCAATGAAGAAGTAAGAAACTATTTTACTGATAAAACAGAAATTGTTGATTTGAAATTCAGGATAGTGTTGCCAGGGTTTATAGATGCTCATTGTCACATACCAGAAAGAATGATGATAAAAAGAGATGGATTGTCTTTATTTGATGCAGGTAATCCTCGGCAATATCTAAAATTGATTCAAAGTTATGTTGATTCTCATCCAGAAGAAGAGATAATTTATGGAGTAGGATGGAAAAGCTCTGATTTTGAGGGAGAAGAAAATGATTTAAATAGATATATTGAAATGTTTAAAGGACCAAATAAAAAGTGGCTTGAAAAGATACGAACTAATAAACCAATAGTATTAAAGGATTGTGATGGTCATGCCTTATGGTTAAATAATAAAGCATTTGAATATTTCAAAATAACTAAAGATACAAAAACTCCAATTGGAGGCAAAATAGAATTAGATGAACAAGGTGAATTATGGGGTATATTAAAAGAAAATGCTATAAGATTGGTTAACATAAATAATGTTCAGAACTATAAAGATAAGGAATACTTAAGTAGATTTATAAAATATCAAAGTATTTTACATTCATATGGAATAACAACAATAGGCCAAATTAATGAGGAAGAATTAGAAATGCCATTGGAACTTTATAGAAGGCTAGAGATAACTAATAAGCTTAAATTAAAAGTAATATATGGGATTACTATTATGCCCTATGATGTATGCAAAAAAACTATATATGAACAAATACATCAATTAAAGAGAAATAGAATAATATATAAAACAGACTTATTAGATGTAGCAATAACTAAGCTTTTTGCAGATGGGATTATAGAAATGGAAACAGCTCACTTATTTAAGCAATATGAAAACATAGATGAAAAAAGTACTAAAGTTAATGGAATTTTTAGGTGGGATATAGTTGAATTTAAAGAGGCAATTGCTATGGCAAATAGATTAGATTTTAATGTTTGCATTCATGCTGTAGGAGATTTTGCCTGTAAATTAGCAATTGATGGAATAGAGTATTCTATTAATAATAATAATATAAATCATAATCATAGAAATTCATTAATTCATGTAGACTTAATAACTAAATATTATAAACGAAGAATGAAACTTTTAAATATAAATGCTATAATACAACCATTTTGGTTTCATAAGAATGTAAACTCTAGCAAAAATGAAGTACAAGCAATAGGAGAAGAAAGAGCACACAGAGAATATCCAGTTAAGTCATTAATTGATGAAGGGATTGTTACAGCAGGATCTTCAGACCATGAGGTTCCTGAAGATCCTAATCCATTAAATGCTATTGAATGTGCTGTAATACGAAACTTATATGATTTTATTCCTTCAAGGTATCCTGAAAGAGTAGATTTAAATGATGTACGATATAGGTTAAACCCTAGTGAGAGAATATCAATAATAGAAGCTATTAAAATATTTACAATAAATGCAGCTTATGTACTAGGTAAGGAAAAAGAAGTAGGCAGTTTAGAAATTGGAAAAAAAGCTGATTTTATAGTATTAGATAAAAATATATTTACAGTACAACCATTAGATATACATGATATTAATGTTGTTCAAACGTATTTTAATGGGGAATTAGTCTATTTAAATCAATAA
- a CDS encoding peroxiredoxin, which yields METLILEEGLRAPNFTLIGSDKKEHTLSDYLNKKVILYFYPKDNTAACSQEAQDFKNSMKEFNEKDTIIIGISRDSIKSHDKFIAKYDLPFLLLSDEEEAVCNLYGVLKEKTMFGKKYLGIERSTFVINEEGLITNIYRKVKVSGHVETLKCLI from the coding sequence ATGGAAACTTTAATTTTAGAAGAAGGACTAAGAGCCCCAAATTTTACTTTAATAGGCTCTGATAAAAAAGAACATACTTTAAGTGATTATTTAAATAAAAAAGTAATTTTATATTTTTATCCAAAGGATAATACAGCTGCTTGCTCACAAGAAGCTCAAGATTTTAAAAATTCAATGAAGGAATTTAATGAAAAAGACACTATAATTATAGGTATAAGTAGAGACTCTATTAAATCTCATGATAAATTTATTGCTAAATATGATTTGCCTTTTCTTTTACTTTCTGACGAAGAAGAAGCAGTTTGTAATCTTTATGGAGTATTAAAAGAAAAAACTATGTTTGGAAAGAAATATCTTGGAATTGAAAGAAGCACATTTGTAATAAATGAAGAAGGACTTATCACAAATATCTATAGAAAAGTAAAGGTTTCTGGACATGTTGAAACTTTAAAATGTTTAATATAG
- a CDS encoding DUF4037 domain-containing protein has product MNTNINKTVVDLVYEFSKLKEVKGILLSGSHATKTNDKNSDYDIYIYISKVIDLEKRKEITDKFCNYIELDNAFWESEDDGILAEGNIEVEIIYRELNWIQSSLNRTLIECQADIGYTTCFWSNFINSIVMYDENGELNKLQEKYRISYPKKLKENIIKKNYPLLKKQMPSYYNQIEKALKRDDFVSINHRIAAFIASYFDIIFAINEVPHPGEKKLLKIIKDNNLKIPKDMHKNIQTILALTATNSVDMLLEINGLLNNLDILLNSEGFNIN; this is encoded by the coding sequence ATGAATACAAATATTAACAAAACCGTAGTTGATTTGGTTTATGAATTTTCAAAATTAAAAGAAGTAAAAGGAATTTTATTATCTGGATCACATGCTACAAAAACTAATGATAAAAATTCAGATTATGATATTTATATTTATATATCTAAGGTAATAGACTTAGAAAAGAGGAAAGAAATCACTGATAAGTTTTGTAATTATATTGAATTAGATAATGCTTTTTGGGAATCTGAGGATGATGGGATTTTAGCAGAAGGTAACATTGAAGTTGAAATTATATATAGAGAGTTAAATTGGATTCAGAGTTCATTAAATAGAACATTGATAGAATGTCAAGCTGACATAGGATATACAACATGTTTTTGGAGTAATTTTATAAATTCAATAGTAATGTATGATGAAAATGGTGAATTAAATAAGTTACAAGAAAAATATAGGATAAGCTATCCTAAAAAGTTAAAAGAAAATATAATAAAAAAGAATTATCCATTATTAAAGAAACAGATGCCATCATATTATAATCAAATAGAGAAAGCATTGAAAAGAGATGACTTTGTTAGTATCAACCATAGAATTGCAGCATTTATTGCAAGTTATTTTGATATTATATTTGCTATTAATGAAGTACCTCATCCGGGAGAGAAAAAACTTCTTAAAATTATAAAAGATAATAATTTAAAAATTCCAAAAGATATGCATAAAAATATTCAAACTATTTTAGCATTAACTGCAACCAACAGTGTAGATATGTTATTAGAAATTAATGGCTTGCTTAATAACTTGGATATACTGTTAAATAGTGAAGGTTTTAATATTAACTAA
- a CDS encoding aldo/keto reductase: MKNINLGNSGIEVSEIGLGCMRMADAGKNEAEKIIKASLDEGINFFEHADIYGGGKSEEVFSDAINMNATIREKMIIQTKCGIVPGIMFDFSKEHILNSVDGSLKRLKTEYVDTLLLHRPDTLMDPEEVAEAFSVLYKAGKVKKFGVSNQNPMQIELLNKYLDDKIIINQLQFSIMHTGMIDSGFNVNMKVDASTDRDGGILDYCRLKDITIQAWSPYQYGFFDGVFLDNDKFPELNDKINEIAEKKGVTNTAIATAWILRHPAKIQTIVGTMNSNRIKEICKASNIELTRQEWYAIYLAAGNKLP, encoded by the coding sequence ATGAAAAATATAAATTTGGGGAATAGTGGAATTGAAGTTTCAGAAATTGGACTTGGATGTATGAGAATGGCGGATGCAGGGAAAAATGAGGCTGAAAAAATAATTAAAGCTTCATTAGATGAAGGAATTAATTTTTTCGAACATGCGGACATATATGGAGGCGGAAAATCAGAAGAAGTTTTTTCGGATGCAATTAATATGAATGCAACTATAAGAGAAAAGATGATTATTCAAACAAAATGTGGTATAGTTCCTGGGATAATGTTTGATTTTTCAAAAGAACATATTTTAAATTCAGTAGATGGAAGTTTAAAAAGATTAAAAACAGAGTATGTAGATACATTATTATTACATCGTCCAGATACACTTATGGACCCAGAAGAGGTTGCAGAAGCTTTTTCTGTGCTATACAAAGCTGGTAAGGTTAAAAAATTTGGTGTGAGTAATCAAAATCCAATGCAAATTGAACTTCTTAATAAATATTTAGATGATAAAATAATTATTAATCAATTGCAATTTAGTATAATGCACACTGGAATGATAGATTCAGGATTCAATGTAAATATGAAAGTAGATGCTTCTACTGATAGAGATGGAGGAATACTAGATTATTGCCGTCTTAAAGATATAACAATTCAAGCGTGGTCTCCTTATCAATATGGATTCTTTGATGGGGTATTTCTAGATAATGACAAATTCCCTGAACTAAATGATAAAATTAATGAAATTGCTGAGAAAAAAGGAGTAACCAATACTGCTATAGCAACCGCATGGATATTAAGACATCCAGCAAAAATACAAACAATAGTTGGTACAATGAACTCTAATCGTATTAAAGAAATATGTAAGGCATCAAATATAGAGTTAACAAGACAAGAATGGTATGCGATATATTTGGCAGCGGGTAATAAACTACCATAA
- a CDS encoding RpiR family transcriptional regulator — protein MKDIEKSVLDKILCVYKNLYEAEKKIADYVINNKEKVIDMTVSELATQSNVSEATIVRFCKKCDFKGFHDLKINIAKEMVNSREEKVSNELDSNNIVQSLQNILANKIEELKQTISMMHEEDIRKILEAIKNARIVQFAAVGNTIPVAMDGAYKFNQLGISSVTNTIWETQLAFAYTLTNEDVVIVISNSGSSKKLVTLLEIANERQAITISITNHENSPVANESKYHINTATREKLFLDEFSFSRVSSMVVIETLYLLLTRDKKDAYCWISQHEQSIADDKI, from the coding sequence GTGAAAGATATAGAGAAAAGTGTATTAGATAAAATTTTATGTGTCTATAAAAATTTGTATGAGGCAGAAAAGAAAATAGCTGATTATGTTATTAATAATAAAGAAAAAGTTATAGATATGACAGTTTCTGAGCTGGCAACTCAAAGTAATGTCAGTGAAGCTACCATAGTTAGATTTTGTAAGAAATGTGATTTCAAAGGGTTCCATGATTTAAAGATAAATATTGCTAAGGAAATGGTAAATTCAAGGGAGGAGAAGGTATCTAATGAGCTAGATTCTAATAATATAGTACAATCTCTACAAAATATATTAGCAAATAAAATTGAGGAATTAAAACAAACTATATCAATGATGCATGAAGAAGATATTAGAAAGATATTAGAAGCAATTAAAAATGCAAGAATTGTTCAATTTGCAGCGGTGGGAAATACAATTCCAGTAGCAATGGATGGAGCATATAAATTCAATCAATTAGGAATATCATCTGTTACAAATACCATATGGGAAACTCAACTTGCATTTGCATATACCCTAACAAACGAGGATGTAGTCATAGTAATATCTAATTCTGGATCTTCAAAAAAACTTGTTACCTTACTTGAGATCGCCAATGAAAGACAGGCTATCACAATTTCTATAACAAATCATGAAAATTCTCCAGTTGCCAATGAAAGTAAGTATCATATAAATACAGCTACAAGAGAAAAATTATTCTTAGATGAATTTAGCTTTTCAAGAGTATCTTCGATGGTTGTTATAGAAACTCTATATTTACTTTTAACAAGAGATAAAAAAGATGCATATTGTTGGATTAGTCAGCATGAACAATCGATTGCAGATGATAAAATTTAA
- a CDS encoding oxidoreductase: protein MNKIKWAILGPGTIAEDFAKAITEVNGNIYAVGARNLEKAEKFSSNYNVQKVYGNYNEMLKDDEIDVVYISTPHSNHYEYIMESLRNNKHVLCEKAITVNGAQLGEIVSLAKEKNLIVAEAMTIYHMPLYKKLRGLVDDGKLGKIKMIQVNFGSLKEYDVTNRFFSPDLAGGALLDIGTYALSFTRYFFSSQPEEILTTVKKFETGVDEQSGIILKNPDDEMAVVSLTMRAKQPKRGIVCGELGYITVENFPRADKATITYPDGRVEVIEDGDTSKALIYEVQDMNNCIMKKNDNDTLGLSIDVMSIMDEVRNQWGLKYSFE from the coding sequence ATGAATAAAATAAAATGGGCAATACTTGGACCTGGAACAATTGCGGAAGATTTTGCAAAAGCTATAACTGAGGTTAATGGAAACATATATGCAGTGGGTGCAAGAAATCTTGAAAAAGCAGAAAAATTTTCAAGTAATTATAATGTTCAAAAGGTTTACGGTAATTATAATGAAATGTTAAAGGATGATGAAATTGATGTAGTATATATATCAACTCCTCATTCTAATCATTATGAGTATATAATGGAGAGTCTTAGAAACAATAAGCATGTACTTTGTGAAAAAGCTATTACTGTAAATGGTGCTCAATTAGGTGAAATAGTTAGTTTAGCAAAAGAAAAAAACTTAATAGTAGCAGAAGCTATGACCATTTATCATATGCCATTATATAAGAAGTTACGTGGTCTTGTTGATGATGGAAAGCTTGGAAAGATTAAAATGATTCAAGTGAATTTTGGAAGTCTTAAAGAATATGATGTTACTAATAGATTCTTTAGTCCTGATTTAGCAGGAGGTGCATTACTTGATATAGGTACATATGCTTTATCATTTACAAGATACTTCTTTTCTAGTCAACCAGAAGAAATTTTAACAACAGTAAAAAAATTTGAAACAGGAGTGGATGAACAATCAGGGATAATACTTAAAAATCCTGACGATGAAATGGCAGTGGTCTCTCTAACAATGAGGGCAAAACAACCAAAGAGAGGGATTGTATGTGGAGAATTAGGATATATAACTGTTGAAAATTTCCCAAGGGCAGATAAAGCTACAATTACTTATCCTGATGGACGTGTAGAAGTTATAGAAGATGGTGATACTTCAAAAGCATTAATTTATGAGGTTCAAGATATGAATAATTGTATTATGAAGAAAAATGATAATGATACTTTAGGGTTATCTATTGATGTAATGAGTATAATGGATGAAGTTAGAAATCAATGGGGATTAAAATATTCTTTTGAATAG
- the rpiA gene encoding ribose 5-phosphate isomerase A, whose translation MNDNDLKKSCAKEAIKYIKDGMVIGLGGGRSIAYLIEHIKEDKNLNVKVVTPSTKTRLLCIENGLEVLHTCAVDKVNVAFDGCDQVDENLNALKSGGGIHTKEKLIANMAEEYILLVDEAKVEKTLTFKAPVVLEILEDSLKYVERKVLELGGKSVIRISDIKDGFTISDNGNLLMNVAFNDVKDIYKLNNSLINICGVIETSLFTDVITKAIVASEKGIRVISKS comes from the coding sequence ATGAATGATAACGATTTAAAGAAAAGTTGCGCTAAAGAAGCTATAAAATACATAAAAGATGGCATGGTAATAGGTCTTGGTGGAGGTAGAAGTATAGCATATTTAATAGAACATATAAAAGAAGATAAAAATCTTAATGTTAAGGTAGTTACACCTTCCACAAAAACAAGATTGCTTTGTATAGAAAACGGATTAGAAGTTCTTCACACTTGCGCTGTGGATAAAGTGAATGTGGCTTTTGATGGATGCGATCAAGTTGATGAAAATTTAAACGCATTAAAAAGTGGTGGTGGAATTCATACTAAAGAAAAACTAATTGCTAATATGGCTGAAGAATACATTCTTCTTGTAGATGAAGCTAAAGTAGAGAAGACATTAACATTTAAAGCTCCTGTTGTCCTTGAAATTTTAGAGGATTCTTTAAAGTATGTTGAAAGAAAAGTACTAGAATTAGGTGGAAAGTCAGTGATTAGGATTAGCGATATAAAAGATGGGTTTACTATAAGTGACAATGGAAACTTGTTAATGAATGTAGCTTTTAACGATGTTAAGGATATATATAAGCTTAACAACAGTTTGATAAATATTTGTGGAGTTATAGAGACATCATTGTTTACTGATGTTATTACGAAAGCAATTGTTGCTAGCGAAAAAGGAATTAGAGTAATTTCTAAAAGCTAA
- a CDS encoding ECF transporter S component encodes MEFNKARSKFKTKDMVETALLTALVFVATAFINIRLPIAASGGLVHLGTAMLVIASVVFGKEKGAIAGAVGMAIFDLSSGWALWAPFTFVIRGVMGYILGAISYSNNKNGDNNIINIFAVIISGIWMIAGYYLTEVILYGNWFSPIASIPGDITQIVMALIIGIPMAKVLKKYVKYI; translated from the coding sequence ATGGAATTTAACAAAGCAAGGAGTAAATTTAAAACAAAGGATATGGTGGAAACAGCATTACTAACAGCACTAGTATTTGTAGCAACTGCATTTATTAATATTAGATTACCAATAGCTGCAAGTGGTGGATTAGTTCATTTGGGAACTGCAATGTTAGTTATAGCATCTGTAGTTTTTGGGAAAGAAAAGGGTGCTATAGCAGGCGCTGTAGGAATGGCAATATTTGATTTATCATCAGGATGGGCACTTTGGGCACCATTTACTTTTGTAATAAGAGGTGTTATGGGATATATTTTAGGAGCTATTTCATATAGCAACAATAAGAATGGAGATAATAATATTATTAATATTTTTGCTGTGATCATATCAGGTATATGGATGATAGCTGGCTATTATCTTACAGAAGTGATTCTATATGGAAACTGGTTTTCACCAATAGCATCAATTCCTGGAGATATAACACAAATTGTTATGGCATTAATAATCGGGATACCTATGGCTAAAGTTCTTAAAAAATATGTTAAATATATTTAG